The following proteins are encoded in a genomic region of Magallana gigas chromosome 1, xbMagGiga1.1, whole genome shotgun sequence:
- the LOC117687408 gene encoding uncharacterized protein isoform X2 has translation MTGIIAYIFFTTFTTVLHSTLSEPDKELIRSRHHNNKHKRFNLPRGSPSMMGGGGPFHGGGPNSSPMGGVLSHGPMSAPSMSPGGGMRGPRPGGGAMGGAIGGHAPSSVFNPSRCLRRVRCPQWCLIVDEFGCQSCPCGPGGGMMAMSGGSFMSGMPSMGGAAFSHVNQGPGTKTDCLGVELCKSTCEGRYRIGPLGSDGCPSCDCSPVSVGGSSIGGGGGGFMGGSNSVNGGFTPFTTSGGGSNISGGGVGGGTMPGGGGTVSGGRPSTQVTTATSSHNTYLVSPPKECRVEQTCRETCGTDYQIGEAGRDGCGTCICVKPAVTYTQVVQPQAQVVQPQVQQIVTLTCPSLVCSYGCSVGYKCGTDGCPTCDCAIPSGYSTHEVVIQHKVDCVTSFSCPTSCEVGYKCGVDGCPTCECLVGYVQPQTTSECIDCEYIDFLTPTPEPVTYVQTAPKQTETVYVTGGSKCHDCDVTPQMVSYVKPRPQTQTVYVKNPNECYNCEPPVEPQLVSYVRPRPQTEAVYVTGSTDCNGCEKPHTYYVQKPSTQTVYVQKPENEHTGIPVYVDRPRPQTVLVTQTSGCHNSNTCGSKVPDTEHTGIPIYVDRPPPQKQTVVVTQTQTNTKCHNSNTCGSSQYVTGSGGVILGVLTGGSSYSIGSTGGGGSYYNIGSTVGGGSGTSLTHGGGGTPYGISGGSAVYSNGRVLTDTGSAYCPPMRHDCHPSCIKYDDPHCRRCLC, from the exons ATGACTGGAATTATTGCGTATATTTTCTTTACTACCTTTACAACAG TCCTACACTCCACACTCAGTGAACCCGATAAAGAACTCATCAGAAGCCGCCATCATAACAACAAACACAAACGATTTAACTTACCCCGGGGGTCTCCCTCTATGATGGGAGGGGGTGGTCCCTTCCACGGAGGGGGGCCAAACAGCAGCCCAATGGGAGGAGTCTTATCCCACGGGCCGATGTCAGCCCCATCAATGAGTCCAGGGGGCGGGATGCGAGGTCCGCGCCCAGGGGGCGGGGCGATGGGCGGGGCGATAGGAGGACACGCCCCTTCCTCCGTGTTTAACCCCTCCCGCTGTCTGAGACGTGTACGGTGTCCCCAATGGTGTCTAATAGTTGATGAGTTTGGCTGTCAATCTTGTCCATGTGGTCCAG GCGGCGGAATGATGGCGATGTCAGGCGGTTCTTTTATGTCCGGCATGCCTTCCATGGGCGGAGCCGCTTTCTCTCACGTCAATCAAGGACCAGGAACTAAGACAGACTGTCTAGGGGTGGAGCTATGCAAATCAACCTGTGAAGGGAGGTACAGGATTGGTCCTTTAGGATCAGACGGATGTCCGTCCTGTGACTGCAGCCCGGTATCAG TGGGCGGATCTTCCATTGGCGGTGGAGGAGGTGGATTTATGGGTGGATCAAACTCCGTCAATGGCGGATTCACCCCGTTCACCACCTCTGGTGGCGGCTCCAACATCTCAGGGGGCGGAGTCGGGGGCGGCACCATGCCAGGGGGAGGTGGAACTGTATCGGGTGGCCGACCGTCAACACAAGTTACCACGGCAACATCTTCCCACAACACATACCTTGTGTCCCCGCCCAAGGAGTGCCGAGTAGAACAGACGTGTCGGGAGACGTGCGGAACTGACTACCAGATAGGGGAGGCAGGGCGTGACGGGTGTGGCACGTGTATCTGTGTCAAACCGGCAGTCACCTACA CTCAAGTTGTTCAGCCACAAG CTCAAGTTGTTCAGCCACAAG TTCAGCAgatagtgaccttgacctgtcCTAGTTTGGTGTGTAGCTATGGATGTAGTGTTGGCTACAAGTGTGGGACAGACGGATGTCCCACGTGTGACTGTGCCATACCCTCAG GGTACTCCACACACGAGGTTGTCATTCAACACAAGGTTGACTGTGTGACGTCATTCAGCTGTCCTACTTCCTGTGAGGTCGGGTACAAGTGCGGTGTGGACGGTTGTCCCACCTGTGAATGTCTAGTTGGATACGTACAGCCCCAGACCACGT CTGAATGCATTGATTGCGAGTACATTGACTTCCTCACACCTACACCCGAACCAGTGACGTACGTACAAACAGCACCAAAACAAACAGAAACTGTTTACGTCACAGGAGGGAGCAAGTGCCatgattgtgacgtcacaccTCAGATGGTGTCATATGTCAAGCCTAGACCACAAACTCAAACTGTTTACGTCAAAAACCCGAACGAGTGTTACAATTGTGAGCCCCCTGTGGAACCCCAGTTGGTGTCCTATGTCAGACCCCGGCCCCAGACCGAGGCTGTATACGTCACAG GGTCCACAGACTGCAATGGCTGCGAGAAACCTCACACCTACTACGTACAGAAACCCTCCACACAGACAGTGTATGTACAAAAACCGGAGAATGAACACACCGGAATCCCGGTATATGTAGACCGGCCACGCCCACAAACCGTATTGGTCACACAAACCTCGGGCTGTCACAACAGTAACACGTGCGGCTCCAAGGTCCCGGATACAGAACACACGGGGATCCCTATCTACGTGGACAGACCGCCTCCGCAGAAACAAACGGTAGTCGTCACTCAGACTCAGACCAACACCAAGTGTCACAACAGCAACACGTGTGGCTCAAGTCAATACGTCACAG GTTCCGGTGGTGTAATCCTGGGTGTATTGACGGGCGGATCAAGTTACTCTATAGGATCAACGGGCGGTGGTGGATCCTATTATAACATTGGGTCTACTGTCGGGGGCGGATCTGGTACCTCTTTGACACACGGGGGCGGGGGAACTCCCTATGGTATCAGTGGTGGATCGGCAGTCTACAGCAACGGGCGCGTGCTTACTGACACAGGAAGTG CCTATTGTCCCCCGATGAGACATGACTGTCACCCTTCCTGTATCAAGTATGACGACCCTCACTGTAGACGCTGTCTGTGTTGA